A window of the Schistocerca nitens isolate TAMUIC-IGC-003100 chromosome 5, iqSchNite1.1, whole genome shotgun sequence genome harbors these coding sequences:
- the LOC126259545 gene encoding uncharacterized protein LOC126259545 — protein MAPHRVAPSKERETWVTAAVAMAPHHVAPSKERETWVTAAIAMAPHRVAPSKERETWVTAAVAMAPHRVAPSKEWETWVTGVVAMAPHRVAPSKERETWVTAAVAMAPHRVAPSKERETWVTAAVAMAPHRVAPSKERETWVTAAVAMAPHRVAPSKERETWVTAAVAMAPHRVAPSKERETWVTAAIAMAPHRVAPSKERETWVTAAVAMAPHRVAPSKEWETWVTGAVAMVPHRVAPSKERETWVTAAVAMAPHRVAPSKERETWVTTAVAMALHRVAPSKERETWVTAAVAMAPHRVAPSKERETWVTAAIAMAPHRVAPSKERETWVTAAVAMAPHRVAPSKERETWVTAAVAMAPHRVAPSKERRHG, from the coding sequence ATGGCGCCGCATCGTGTGGCACCCTCAAAAGAACGGGAGACGTGGGTGACGGCAGCCGTAGCGATGGCGCCGCATCATGTGGCACCCTCAAAAGAACGGGAGACGTGGGTGACGGCAGCCATAGCGATGGCGCCGCATCGTGTGGCACCCTCAAAAGAACGGGAGACGTGGGTGACGGCAGCTGTAGCGATGGCGCCGCATCGTGTGGCACCCTCAAAAGAATGGGAGACGTGGGTGACCGGAGTCGTAGCGATGGCGCCGCATCGTGTGGCACCCTCAAAAGAACGGGAGACGTGGGTGACGGCAGCCGTAGCGATGGCGCCGCATCGTGTGGCACCCTCAAAAGAACGGGAGACGTGGGTGACGGCAGCCGTAGCGATGGCGCCGCATCGTGTGGCACCCTCAAAAGAACGAGAGACGTGGGTGACGGCAGCCGTAGCGATGGCGCCGCATCGTGTGGCACCCTCAAAAGAACGGGAGACGTGGGTGACGGCAGCCGTAGCGATGGCGCCGCATCGTGTGGCACCCTCAAAAGAACGGGAGACGTGGGTGACGGCAGCCATAGCGATGGCGCCGCATCGTGTGGCACCCTCAAAAGAACGGGAGACGTGGGTGACGGCAGCCGTAGCGATGGCGCCGCATCGTGTGGCACCCTCAAAAGAATGGGAGACGTGGGTGACCGGAGCCGTAGCGATGGTGCCGCATCGTGTGGCACCCTCAAAAGAACGGGAGACGTGGGTGACGGCAGCCGTAGCGATGGCGCCGCATCGTGTGGCACCCTCAAAAGAACGGGAGACGTGGGTGACGACAGCCGTAGCGATGGCGCTGCATCGTGTGGCACCCTCAAAAGAACGGGAGACGTGGGTGACGGCAGCCGTAGCGATGGCGCCGCATCGTGTGGCACCCTCAAAAGAACGGGAGACGTGGGTGACGGCAGCCATAGCGATGGCGCCGCATCGTGTGGCACCCTCAAAGGAACGGGAGACGTGGGTGACGGCAGCCGTAGCGATGGCGCCGCATCGTGTGGCACCCTCAAAAGAACGGGAGACGTGGGTGACGGCAGCCGTAGCGATGGCGCCGCATCGTGTGGCACCCTCAAAAGAACGGAGACATGGGTGA